The following are from one region of the Streptomyces changanensis genome:
- a CDS encoding N-acetylmuramoyl-L-alanine amidase, producing the protein MGSGESARVGRRALLIGGGAAAVGAAALGWDELRRAWWRLPGTERKRVEGALDHAGAQWTAAARANWRRADRPDDFGIDRVVVHVVQGSFATALRVFKNPGHGAAAHYVVGKDGRVAQMIRELDVAFHAGNRDMNERSIGIEHEGFVDRPQDFTEAMYASSARLTAGICARYGIPVDREHIIGHVEVEGTDHTDPGPHWDWDRYLRLVRRAATAPATAPPPSPRA; encoded by the coding sequence ATGGGCAGTGGAGAGAGTGCACGGGTGGGGCGGCGCGCCCTGCTGATCGGCGGCGGGGCCGCCGCGGTGGGCGCGGCGGCGCTGGGGTGGGACGAGCTGCGGCGCGCCTGGTGGCGGCTGCCCGGTACGGAGCGCAAGCGGGTGGAGGGCGCGCTGGACCACGCCGGCGCGCAGTGGACGGCGGCGGCGCGGGCGAACTGGCGGCGGGCGGACCGCCCGGACGACTTCGGCATCGACCGGGTGGTGGTCCACGTCGTGCAGGGCAGCTTCGCGACGGCGCTGCGGGTCTTCAAGAACCCGGGGCACGGCGCGGCGGCGCACTACGTGGTGGGCAAGGACGGGCGGGTCGCGCAGATGATCCGCGAACTGGACGTGGCCTTCCACGCGGGCAACCGCGACATGAACGAGCGGAGCATCGGCATCGAGCACGAGGGGTTCGTCGACCGCCCGCAGGACTTCACGGAGGCGATGTACGCCTCGTCGGCCCGGCTGACGGCCGGGATATGCGCCCGGTACGGCATACCCGTCGACCGGGAGCACATCATCGGCCACGTCGAGGTGGAGGGCACGGACCACACCGACCCCGGGCCGCACTGGGACTGGGACCGGTACCTGCGGCTGGTGCGGCGCGCCGCGACGGCGCCCGCCACGGCGCCGCCCCCCTCACCCCGGGCCTGA
- the mnmA gene encoding tRNA 2-thiouridine(34) synthase MnmA → MTDTSPRPLRVLAAMSGGVDSAVAAARAAEAGHDVTGVHLALSANPQSFRTGARGCCTIEDSRDARRAADVIGIPFYVWDLAERFREDVVEDFVAEYEAGRTPNPCLRCNEKIKFAALLDKALALGFDAVCTGHYAKVVTLADGTRELHRASDMAKDQSYVLGVLDERQLAHALFPLGDTVTTKDEIRAEAQRRGLAVAKKPDSHDICFIADGDTQGFLASRLGKAEGDIVDESGTRVGSHDGAYGFTIGQRKGLRIGHPAPDGKPRYVLDISPVDNTVTVGPAEALDVTALTAIRPRWCGRAPEGPGTYTAQLRAHGGETEVTASVEGDELRVTFTEPVRGVAPGQAIVLYDGTRVVGSATIATTTRRTTAPATA, encoded by the coding sequence ATGACTGACACCTCCCCGCGCCCCCTCCGTGTCCTCGCCGCCATGTCCGGCGGTGTGGACTCCGCCGTCGCCGCCGCCCGCGCCGCCGAGGCGGGGCACGACGTGACGGGGGTGCACCTCGCGCTCTCCGCGAATCCGCAGTCCTTCCGCACCGGTGCCCGGGGCTGCTGCACCATCGAGGACTCCCGCGACGCCCGCCGCGCCGCCGACGTGATCGGCATCCCCTTCTACGTCTGGGACCTGGCGGAGCGGTTCCGCGAGGACGTGGTGGAGGACTTCGTCGCCGAGTACGAGGCGGGCCGCACCCCCAACCCGTGCCTCCGCTGCAACGAGAAGATCAAGTTCGCCGCCCTCCTGGACAAGGCCCTGGCGCTCGGCTTCGACGCCGTCTGCACCGGCCACTACGCCAAGGTGGTCACCCTCGCTGACGGCACGCGCGAGCTGCACCGGGCCTCCGACATGGCGAAGGACCAGTCGTACGTCCTCGGCGTCCTCGACGAGCGCCAGCTGGCCCACGCCCTGTTCCCGCTGGGCGACACGGTCACCACCAAGGACGAGATCCGCGCCGAGGCTCAGCGGCGGGGCCTCGCCGTCGCGAAGAAGCCCGACAGCCACGACATCTGCTTCATCGCCGACGGCGACACGCAGGGCTTCCTGGCGTCCCGCCTGGGCAAGGCGGAGGGCGACATCGTCGACGAGTCCGGCACGAGGGTCGGCAGCCACGACGGCGCGTACGGCTTCACCATCGGCCAGCGCAAGGGTTTGCGCATCGGGCACCCGGCGCCGGACGGCAAGCCCCGCTACGTCCTGGACATCTCGCCCGTGGACAACACCGTCACCGTCGGCCCCGCCGAGGCCCTGGACGTCACGGCCCTCACGGCGATCCGGCCCCGCTGGTGCGGCCGCGCCCCCGAGGGCCCCGGCACGTACACCGCGCAGCTGCGCGCCCACGGCGGCGAGACGGAGGTGACGGCGTCGGTGGAGGGCGACGAGCTGCGCGTCACCTTCACCGAGCCGGTCCGCGGCGTCGCCCCGGGCCAGGCGATCGTCCTCTACGACGGCACCCGCGTGGTCGGTTCGGCCACCATCGCCACGACGACCCGCCGCACGACCGCCCCCGCCACCGCCTGA
- a CDS encoding alpha/beta fold hydrolase gives MDDVRTTPAGPAATAGGRVTSADGTPIAYRRCGGGPPLVLVGGALSPGGWERRLAELPAGRFTTYTYDRRGRGGSGCGAAGHAPEREVEDLAAVVAVAGAGAGVHGTSTGGALALEAAAAGVPVGRLSVYEPPYGADDDAHDGVPAWRLAGIHARVLVVDGGASPRRLRDTARAVAGALPYGRHTTLTGQTHTAAPHVLAPVLAGFFAP, from the coding sequence ATGGACGATGTGAGGACGACACCGGCCGGCCCCGCCGCGACCGCCGGGGGCCGGGTGACGTCGGCGGACGGCACCCCGATCGCGTACCGCCGGTGCGGCGGGGGCCCGCCGCTGGTGCTGGTCGGCGGTGCCCTGTCGCCGGGCGGGTGGGAGCGGCGGCTCGCGGAGCTGCCGGCGGGCCGGTTCACGACGTACACGTACGACCGGCGCGGGCGCGGCGGCAGCGGGTGCGGCGCCGCGGGTCACGCCCCGGAGCGCGAGGTCGAGGACCTGGCCGCGGTGGTCGCCGTGGCGGGCGCCGGCGCGGGGGTGCACGGCACGTCGACGGGCGGGGCGCTCGCCCTGGAGGCGGCCGCGGCGGGGGTCCCGGTGGGGCGGCTGTCGGTGTACGAGCCGCCCTACGGCGCGGACGACGACGCCCACGACGGCGTACCGGCGTGGCGCCTGGCGGGCATCCACGCGCGCGTACTGGTCGTGGACGGCGGGGCGAGCCCGCGCCGGCTGCGCGACACGGCCCGCGCGGTCGCCGGGGCGCTGCCGTACGGGCGGCACACGACGCTCACCGGCCAGACGCACACGGCGGCGCCGCACGTGCTGGCCCCGGTGCTGGCGGGCTTCTTCGCCCCGTGA
- a CDS encoding DUF427 domain-containing protein, whose protein sequence is MTPPGHRITVGPADGPVRVERDGRVLADSERALALRETGCPVRYYLPPEDVATELLVPSGTTTYCPFKGTASYWSLPGRPDAVWAYLDPKPEVAAIRGHFCFYGQEGDPRGPEGS, encoded by the coding sequence ATGACGCCTCCAGGACACCGCATCACGGTCGGCCCGGCGGACGGGCCGGTACGGGTCGAGCGGGACGGCCGGGTCCTCGCCGACAGCGAGCGCGCCCTCGCCCTGCGGGAGACGGGCTGCCCCGTCCGGTACTACCTGCCGCCCGAGGACGTGGCGACCGAGCTGCTGGTCCCCTCCGGGACGACGACCTACTGCCCGTTCAAGGGCACCGCCTCCTACTGGTCCCTGCCGGGCCGGCCGGACGCGGTGTGGGCCTACCTCGACCCGAAGCCGGAAGTCGCCGCCATCCGGGGCCACTTCTGCTTCTACGGGCAGGAAGGTGACCCAAGGGGGCCGGAAGGGTCCTGA
- a CDS encoding LOG family protein: MDICVFLSAADLDERYTTAAHEFAELLGKGGHTLVWGGSDAGLMKVVADGVQAAGGRLVGISVEFLQHKARPGCDEMVVARDLAERKAQLLARADAIVVMVGGTGTLDEATEILELKKHGLHTKPVVLLNTAGFYDGLKQQFRRMDEEGFLPLPLTELVFFAEDAVSALAYLEESAGIR; encoded by the coding sequence ATGGACATCTGTGTCTTCCTCTCCGCCGCCGACCTCGACGAGCGCTACACGACCGCGGCCCACGAGTTCGCCGAGCTCCTCGGCAAGGGCGGCCACACCCTCGTGTGGGGCGGCTCGGACGCCGGGCTGATGAAGGTCGTTGCCGACGGCGTGCAGGCGGCGGGCGGGCGGCTGGTCGGGATCTCGGTGGAGTTCCTGCAGCACAAGGCCCGCCCCGGCTGCGACGAGATGGTCGTCGCCCGGGACCTCGCCGAGCGCAAGGCGCAGCTCCTCGCCCGCGCCGACGCGATCGTCGTCATGGTCGGCGGCACCGGGACGCTGGACGAGGCCACCGAGATCCTGGAGCTGAAGAAGCACGGCCTGCACACCAAGCCCGTCGTCCTGCTCAACACCGCCGGCTTCTACGACGGGCTGAAGCAGCAGTTCCGCCGCATGGACGAGGAGGGGTTCCTGCCGCTGCCCCTCACCGAGCTGGTGTTCTTCGCGGAGGACGCCGTCTCCGCCCTCGCCTACCTGGAGGAGTCCGCCGGCATCCGGTAG
- a CDS encoding SDR family oxidoreductase → MTTHLITGAGSGIGAAVARRLHARGDDLILLARDAGRAKELAELHPGARTLVGDLANPDRLSWAFSHQELPDRLDTLLHIAGIVDLGPVGELTTKAWRAQLDVNLVAPAELTRLLLPQLRVSQGHVVFVNSGAGLHANADWSAYAASKHGLRALADALRAEERPHGVRVTSVYPGRTASPMQVKVHQQEGKEYDTSRLMDPESVATTILTAVDLPRDAEIQDLTVRPGH, encoded by the coding sequence ATGACCACACACCTGATCACCGGCGCGGGCTCCGGCATCGGCGCGGCGGTCGCCCGCCGCCTCCACGCGCGCGGGGACGATCTCATCCTGCTGGCCCGGGACGCCGGGCGCGCGAAGGAGCTGGCGGAGCTCCACCCCGGTGCCCGCACGCTCGTCGGGGACCTCGCCAACCCCGACCGGCTCTCCTGGGCCTTCTCCCACCAGGAGCTGCCCGACCGGCTCGACACGCTGCTCCACATCGCCGGCATCGTGGACCTCGGCCCCGTCGGCGAGCTCACCACCAAGGCGTGGCGCGCGCAGCTGGACGTGAACCTCGTCGCCCCGGCCGAGCTGACCCGGCTTCTCCTGCCGCAGCTGCGCGTCTCCCAGGGCCACGTGGTGTTCGTCAACTCCGGCGCGGGCCTCCACGCGAACGCCGACTGGTCCGCCTACGCCGCCTCCAAGCACGGCCTGCGGGCCCTCGCCGACGCGCTGCGCGCCGAGGAGCGCCCCCACGGCGTGCGCGTCACCTCCGTCTACCCGGGCCGTACGGCCAGCCCCATGCAGGTCAAGGTCCACCAGCAGGAGGGCAAGGAGTACGACACCTCCCGCCTCATGGACCCGGAGTCGGTCGCGACGACGATCCTCACGGCCGTCGACCTGCCCCGCGACGCGGAGATCCAGGACCTGACCGTCCGCCCGGGCCACTAG
- a CDS encoding methionine synthase, whose product MSQNNDSDEIKWGPATGVGSMPGGDAREAAKAVTGSFEDFVHLPELPGRGPGADMIGRTAGLLVEVYARVEPSGWRVGDRPGRDTRRAHAWLRQDLDALEEFTQGYEGALKVQAVGPWTLAAALELRGGEAALSDPGACRDLSASLAEGLRGHLAEVRRRVPGARIVLQLDEPSLTAVLRGHVKTASGYRTHRAVDRQVVEGALREVTGAHDGPAVIHSCAPDVPFALLRRAGAAGISFDFGLLTERDEEAIGEAVEGGTKLFAGVVPSTDGPLSDPAGSVMGVRTLWRRLGLQPGTLAESLVITPTCGLAGASPAYARSALAHCVKAAKSLADNPE is encoded by the coding sequence GTGAGCCAGAACAACGACAGCGACGAGATCAAATGGGGTCCGGCCACCGGGGTCGGCTCGATGCCGGGCGGCGACGCGCGCGAGGCCGCCAAGGCCGTGACCGGGTCCTTCGAGGACTTCGTCCACCTGCCCGAACTGCCCGGCCGCGGCCCCGGCGCCGACATGATCGGCCGGACCGCGGGCCTGCTCGTCGAGGTCTACGCGCGCGTGGAGCCCAGCGGGTGGCGGGTCGGCGACCGACCCGGCCGCGACACCCGCCGGGCCCACGCGTGGCTGCGACAGGACCTGGACGCACTGGAGGAGTTCACCCAGGGGTACGAGGGCGCGCTCAAGGTGCAGGCCGTCGGCCCCTGGACGCTCGCCGCCGCGCTGGAGCTGCGCGGCGGCGAGGCCGCCCTCAGCGACCCCGGCGCCTGCCGCGACCTCTCCGCGTCGCTCGCCGAGGGTCTGCGCGGCCACCTGGCGGAGGTGCGCCGCCGCGTCCCGGGCGCGCGGATCGTGCTGCAGCTGGACGAGCCGTCCCTCACCGCGGTGCTGCGGGGACACGTCAAGACCGCCAGCGGCTACCGCACCCACCGCGCCGTCGACCGTCAGGTCGTCGAGGGCGCCCTGCGCGAGGTGACGGGCGCCCACGACGGGCCCGCCGTCATCCACTCGTGCGCCCCCGACGTGCCGTTCGCCCTGCTGCGCCGGGCCGGCGCCGCGGGCATCTCGTTCGATTTCGGGTTGCTCACCGAGCGTGACGAGGAGGCGATCGGGGAGGCGGTCGAGGGAGGGACGAAGCTCTTCGCGGGCGTGGTGCCCTCCACCGACGGCCCGTTGTCGGACCCTGCCGGTAGCGTCATGGGTGTCAGGACGCTGTGGCGCAGGCTGGGGCTGCAACCGGGGACCCTCGCGGAGTCCTTGGTGATCACTCCCACGTGTGGGCTCGCGGGTGCTTCGCCCGCCTACGCCCGCAGTGCGCTGGCGCACTGTGTCAAGGCGGCGAAGTCCCTCGCGGACAACCCTGAGTAA
- the ligA gene encoding NAD-dependent DNA ligase LigA: MAVEQHEQRDVVPADVREEHARLAEEVEEHRFRYYVKDQPVISDADFDRLLRSVERLEERYPELRTPDSPTQKVAGAYETEFTAVRHRERMLSLDNAFDDEELAAWAERVARDVGAAEHRFLCELKVDGLAVNLTYEKGRLTRAATRGDGRTGEDITPNVRTIADIPDRLRGDRVPDLVEIRGEVYFPMEKFEELNARLVAAGDKPFANPRNAAAGSLRQKDPRVTATRPLHMVVHGIGAHEGLDLDRLSEAYGLLQGWGLPTARHNRVVDSLDGVREFIAHFGEHRHSVEHEIDGVVVKLDEIRLQGRLGSTSRAPRWAIAYKYAPEEVNTRLVNIRVGVGRTGRVTPYAQVEPVTVAGSEVEFATLHNQDVVKAKGVLIGDTVVLRKAGDVIPEILGPVVDLRDGSEREFVMPAECPECGTPLKPMKEGDVDLRCPNGRTCPAQLRERLFYLAGRRCFDIENFGYVAAAALTRPLEPADPPLVDEGDLFDLTIEQLLPIKAYVLDQDSGLPKRDPKTGEEKVVTVFANQQGEPRKNALAMLRNIEEAKRRPLARVITALSIRHVGPVAAEALAREFRSLDRIEAATEEELAAVEGVGSTIAASLKQWFAEEWHREILRKWRAAGVRMEEESTGEDEGPRPLEGLTVVVTGTLQNHTRDGAKEALQSVGAKVTGSVSKKTSFVVVGDSPGSKYDKAMQLKVPVLDEDGFTVLLTQGPDAAREVAVPVEE; this comes from the coding sequence GTGGCTGTCGAACAGCACGAGCAGCGCGACGTGGTGCCGGCGGACGTCCGGGAGGAGCACGCCCGGCTGGCCGAGGAGGTCGAGGAGCACCGCTTCCGGTACTACGTGAAGGACCAGCCGGTCATCAGCGACGCCGACTTCGACCGGCTGCTGCGCTCCGTGGAGCGGCTGGAGGAGCGGTACCCGGAGCTGCGCACGCCCGACTCGCCGACGCAGAAGGTCGCGGGGGCGTACGAGACGGAGTTCACGGCCGTCCGGCACCGGGAGCGGATGCTCTCCCTGGACAACGCCTTCGACGACGAGGAGCTCGCCGCCTGGGCCGAGCGCGTCGCGCGGGACGTCGGCGCCGCGGAGCACCGCTTCCTGTGCGAGCTGAAGGTCGACGGCCTCGCCGTCAACCTCACGTACGAGAAGGGCCGGCTGACGCGTGCCGCGACCCGCGGCGACGGCCGGACCGGCGAGGACATCACGCCGAACGTCCGCACCATCGCCGACATCCCCGACCGGCTCCGGGGGGACCGCGTCCCCGACCTCGTGGAGATCCGCGGCGAGGTGTACTTCCCGATGGAGAAGTTCGAGGAGCTGAACGCCCGTCTGGTCGCCGCCGGCGACAAGCCCTTCGCCAACCCGCGCAACGCCGCCGCCGGCTCCCTGCGCCAGAAGGACCCGCGCGTCACCGCCACGCGTCCGCTGCACATGGTGGTGCACGGCATCGGCGCCCACGAGGGCCTCGACCTCGACCGCCTCTCCGAGGCGTACGGGCTGCTCCAGGGGTGGGGCCTGCCGACGGCCCGGCACAACCGCGTCGTGGACTCCCTCGACGGGGTGCGGGAGTTCATCGCCCACTTCGGCGAGCACCGCCACTCCGTGGAGCACGAGATCGACGGCGTGGTCGTCAAGCTCGACGAGATCCGCCTCCAGGGGCGGCTCGGCTCCACCTCGCGCGCCCCCCGCTGGGCCATCGCGTACAAGTACGCCCCGGAGGAGGTGAACACCCGCCTGGTGAACATCCGCGTCGGCGTCGGCCGCACCGGCCGCGTCACGCCGTACGCGCAGGTCGAGCCGGTCACCGTGGCCGGATCCGAGGTGGAGTTCGCCACGCTGCACAACCAGGACGTGGTCAAGGCCAAGGGCGTCCTCATCGGGGACACCGTGGTGCTGCGCAAGGCGGGCGACGTCATCCCGGAGATCCTCGGCCCCGTCGTCGACCTGCGGGACGGCAGCGAGCGCGAGTTCGTGATGCCGGCCGAGTGCCCCGAGTGCGGGACGCCACTGAAGCCGATGAAGGAGGGCGACGTCGACCTGCGCTGCCCGAACGGCCGGACGTGTCCCGCACAGCTACGCGAAAGACTCTTCTACCTCGCCGGGCGCCGCTGCTTCGACATCGAGAACTTCGGCTACGTGGCCGCCGCCGCGCTCACCCGTCCGCTGGAGCCCGCCGACCCGCCGCTCGTCGACGAGGGCGACCTGTTCGACCTGACCATCGAGCAGCTCCTGCCCATCAAGGCGTACGTCCTGGACCAGGACAGCGGCCTGCCCAAGCGGGACCCGAAGACGGGCGAGGAGAAGGTCGTCACCGTCTTCGCCAACCAGCAGGGCGAGCCGCGCAAGAACGCCCTCGCGATGCTCCGCAACATCGAGGAGGCCAAGCGGCGCCCGCTCGCCCGGGTCATCACCGCCCTGTCGATCCGCCACGTCGGACCGGTGGCGGCGGAGGCCCTCGCCCGCGAGTTCCGCTCCCTCGACCGCATCGAGGCGGCCACCGAGGAGGAGCTGGCGGCCGTCGAGGGTGTCGGTTCCACCATCGCCGCCTCCCTGAAGCAGTGGTTCGCCGAGGAGTGGCACCGCGAGATCCTGCGCAAGTGGCGCGCCGCCGGCGTCCGGATGGAGGAGGAGAGCACCGGGGAGGACGAGGGCCCCCGACCGCTGGAGGGGCTCACGGTCGTCGTCACCGGCACCCTGCAGAATCACACCAGGGATGGCGCGAAAGAGGCGCTCCAGAGCGTCGGCGCCAAGGTGACCGGTTCCGTCTCCAAGAAGACCTCGTTCGTGGTCGTCGGCGACAGTCCGGGCTCCAAGTACGACAAGGCGATGCAGCTGAAGGTCCCGGTCCTGGACGAGGACGGCTTCACGGTGCTGCTGACCCAGGGGCCCGACGCGGCCCGGGAGGTGGCCGTCCCCGTCGAGGAGTAG
- a CDS encoding putative bifunctional diguanylate cyclase/phosphodiesterase: protein MKPTESADPVARPRPRACPAAAALQGLAARLPALVVVLAGVALASGFHRAVSQGHALFPGGATGWSLAVLTGIVVGHLVALGRDRWWGGTGSGAALTLAVLILYGWVPAGLVSLAVVVLVSAARRHRWRQGLLHGAADVLGIGAAALVLAAFGDVPSVERPWEPLEWGIAAVPEVSLAAATYLVVTRLLLWYTLAPQVGSLPTAARTALLRQGLVAVALLGIAPLICVVAVSLPVLLPLFAVPLIALDSTLWIARARAEEQLRDPLTGLPNRHWLLERTWSALEAAEADGTRAALVLIDLDRFRSVNDTLGHLAGDRLLLQIAERLRLALPRGAEAARLGGDEFAVLLPTADSTTSAQRVARHLAADLSSPLDLDGLTLVLEASAGVAVFPDHALDAEGLLQRADVAMYQAKRDRTGVEVYESKRDSNTPDRLGLLGDLRRALDAGEVELHYQPKVRFDGHVAGLEALVRWVHPERGRVPPDEFIAIAESSGLMPHLTEYVLETALAQVARWRAQGLEVPVAVNVSPRDVHSPGFAGAVAARLARHGVPAGALQLEITEHVLLEDPQRAADTLAALTAHGVKMSLDDFGTGYSSLVHLRRLPVSELKIDRSFVARLAVDTEDAEIVRCTVDLAHSLGLLVVAEGVEDDETWERLRDLGCDAVQGWLVAAAMPPQETTAWLRARGEHGWHRPQAALPPSPSDRPSSHPVT, encoded by the coding sequence ATGAAACCGACCGAGAGTGCCGACCCGGTCGCACGACCGCGTCCGCGCGCCTGCCCGGCGGCCGCGGCCCTCCAGGGCCTCGCCGCCAGGCTCCCCGCCCTCGTGGTGGTCCTCGCGGGCGTCGCGCTCGCCAGCGGCTTCCACCGCGCCGTCAGCCAGGGACACGCCCTCTTCCCCGGCGGAGCCACCGGCTGGTCCCTGGCCGTCCTCACGGGCATCGTCGTCGGCCACCTCGTCGCCCTCGGCCGTGACCGCTGGTGGGGCGGCACGGGCTCCGGCGCCGCCCTCACCCTCGCCGTCCTCATCCTGTACGGCTGGGTGCCGGCCGGGCTGGTCAGCCTCGCGGTCGTCGTGCTCGTCAGCGCCGCCCGCCGGCACCGCTGGCGGCAGGGCCTGCTGCACGGCGCCGCCGACGTCCTCGGCATCGGCGCCGCCGCGCTCGTCCTCGCCGCCTTCGGCGACGTCCCGTCCGTCGAACGGCCCTGGGAGCCCCTCGAATGGGGGATCGCCGCCGTACCGGAGGTCTCGCTCGCCGCCGCCACCTACCTGGTGGTGACCCGGCTCCTCCTGTGGTACACCCTCGCCCCCCAGGTCGGGAGCCTGCCCACCGCCGCCCGCACGGCGCTGCTCCGACAGGGCCTCGTCGCCGTCGCCCTCCTCGGCATCGCCCCGCTCATCTGCGTCGTCGCCGTCTCGCTGCCGGTGCTGCTGCCGCTCTTCGCCGTGCCCTTAATCGCCCTCGACTCCACGCTCTGGATCGCCCGGGCCCGCGCCGAGGAGCAGCTGCGCGACCCGCTCACCGGCCTCCCCAACCGCCACTGGCTCCTCGAACGCACCTGGTCCGCCCTGGAGGCCGCCGAAGCCGACGGCACCCGCGCCGCGCTCGTCCTCATCGACCTCGACCGCTTCCGGTCGGTCAACGACACCCTCGGCCACCTCGCCGGCGACCGGCTCCTGCTGCAGATCGCCGAGCGCCTGCGCCTCGCCCTGCCCCGCGGGGCTGAGGCCGCCCGGCTCGGCGGTGACGAGTTCGCCGTGCTCCTGCCCACCGCCGACTCCACCACCAGCGCCCAGCGCGTCGCCCGGCACCTCGCCGCCGACCTCTCCTCGCCGCTCGACCTCGACGGGCTCACGCTCGTCCTGGAGGCCAGCGCCGGGGTCGCCGTCTTCCCCGACCACGCCCTGGACGCCGAAGGGCTCCTCCAGCGCGCCGACGTCGCCATGTACCAGGCCAAGCGCGACCGCACGGGCGTCGAGGTGTACGAGTCCAAGCGCGACTCCAACACCCCCGACCGCCTCGGCCTCCTCGGCGACCTGCGCCGCGCCCTGGACGCCGGCGAGGTCGAGCTGCACTATCAGCCCAAGGTCCGCTTCGACGGCCACGTCGCCGGACTGGAGGCGCTGGTGCGCTGGGTGCACCCGGAGCGCGGCCGGGTCCCCCCGGACGAGTTCATCGCCATCGCCGAGTCCTCGGGCCTGATGCCCCACCTCACCGAGTACGTCCTGGAGACCGCCCTCGCCCAGGTCGCCCGGTGGCGCGCCCAGGGCCTGGAGGTCCCCGTCGCGGTGAACGTCTCCCCACGCGACGTCCACAGCCCCGGCTTCGCCGGCGCGGTCGCCGCCCGGCTGGCGCGGCACGGCGTCCCCGCCGGGGCGCTCCAGCTGGAGATAACGGAGCACGTGCTGCTGGAGGACCCGCAGCGCGCCGCCGACACGCTCGCCGCCCTCACCGCCCACGGCGTGAAGATGTCCCTGGACGACTTCGGCACCGGCTACTCGTCCCTGGTCCACCTGCGCCGCCTCCCGGTGAGCGAGCTCAAGATCGACCGGTCGTTCGTGGCCCGCCTCGCCGTCGACACCGAGGACGCCGAGATCGTGCGCTGCACGGTCGACCTCGCCCACTCCCTCGGCCTCCTCGTCGTCGCCGAGGGCGTCGAGGACGACGAGACCTGGGAGCGGCTGCGCGACCTGGGCTGCGACGCGGTCCAGGGCTGGCTGGTCGCCGCCGCGATGCCGCCCCAGGAGACCACGGCGTGGCTGCGCGCCCGCGGCGAACACGGCTGGCACCGCCCCCAGGCCGCCCTCCCGCCGTCCCCGTCGGACCGCCCCTCCAGCCACCCGGTGACGTAG
- the gatC gene encoding Asp-tRNA(Asn)/Glu-tRNA(Gln) amidotransferase subunit GatC, with protein MPGITREEVVHLARLARLELKGEEVDHFATQLDDIIGAVARVSEVADQDVPPTSHPLPLTNVMRADEVRPSLSPEQALSGAPAQEQQRFKVPQILGED; from the coding sequence ATGCCTGGCATCACGCGCGAGGAGGTCGTCCACCTCGCCCGGCTGGCGCGTCTGGAGCTGAAGGGCGAAGAGGTCGACCACTTCGCCACCCAGCTCGACGACATCATCGGCGCGGTCGCCCGCGTTTCCGAGGTCGCCGACCAAGACGTCCCGCCGACCTCCCACCCGCTGCCGCTGACGAACGTCATGCGCGCGGACGAGGTCCGTCCGTCGCTCAGCCCCGAGCAGGCGCTCTCCGGAGCCCCCGCGCAGGAGCAGCAGCGTTTCAAGGTGCCGCAGATCCTCGGGGAGGACTGA